A DNA window from Ranitomeya imitator isolate aRanImi1 chromosome 2, aRanImi1.pri, whole genome shotgun sequence contains the following coding sequences:
- the LOC138667723 gene encoding uncharacterized protein, protein MSGVKGVSGGGSQKGGSGGNCGGGFQQGGSGGGYQQGGSGGGYQQGSSGGDCGGGYQQGGIGGGYQQGGSGGGCQQGGSGGGYQQGSSGGDCGGGYQQGGSGGGHQHGGSGGGCQQGGSGGGCQQGGSGGGYQQGSSGGGYQQGGSGSGCQQGGSGGGYQQGGSGSGCQQGGSGGGYQQGGSGGGYQQGGSGGGYQQGGSGSGCQQGGSGGGYQQGGSGGGCQQGGSGGGYQQGGSGGGYQQGGSGGDCGGAPGQQNLTMCGGGQQQGGLHTSGGIGQGSCGGDSKSGGGAGCGQGMDSCGGSISDGGIGIGSGSGSGACKK, encoded by the exons ATGTCTGGTGTTAAAGGTGTATCTGGTGGTGGAAGCCAAAAAGGTGGTTCTGGTGGTAATTGTGGTGGTGGTTTTCAGCAAGGAGGCTCCGGTGGTGGGTATCAGCAAGGAGGTTCAGGAGGAGGTTATCAACAAGGCAGTTCTGGAGGTGACTGTGGTGGTGGATATCAGCAAGGAGGCATTGGTGGAGGATATCAGCAAGGTGGATCTGGTGGTGGTTGTCAGCAAGGTGGCTCAGGTGGTGGATATCAACAAGGTAGCTCTGGAGGAGACTGTGGTGGGGGATATCAGCAAGGTGGCTCCGGAGGTGGACATCAGCATGGCGGCTCTGGTGGCGGATGTCAGcaaggtggttctggtggtggatgTCAGCAAGGTGGCTCCGGTGGCGGATATCAGCAAGGCAGCTCCGGAGGTGGATATCAACAAGGTGGTTCTGGTAGCGGATGTCAGCAAGGTGGCTCTGGTGGCGGATATCAGCAAGGCGGCTCCGGTAGTGGATGTCAGCAAGGTGGTTCCGGCGGTGGATATCAGCAAGGCGGCTCTGGTGGAGGATATCAGCAAGGCGGCTCCGGAGGCGGATATCAACAAGGTGGTTCCGGTAGCGGATGTCAGCAAGGTGGCTCAGGTGGAGGATATCAGCAAGGCGGCTCCGGTGGCGGATGTCAGCAAGGTGGCTCTGGTGGCGGATATCAGCAAGGCGGTTCTGGTGGCGGATATCAGCAAGGCGGCTCAGGTGGAGACTGCGGTGGTGCACCTGGCCAGCAGAACTTAACCATGTGTGGTGGTGGACAGCAGCAAGGAGGATTACACACAT CTGGAGGCATTGGACAAGGTTCATGTGGCGGTGACAGTAAATCAG GTGGTGGTGCTGGATGTGGCCAAGGCATGGATTCCTGTGGTGGCAGCATATCAG